The Sinomonas sp. P10A9 genome includes a window with the following:
- a CDS encoding MarR family winged helix-turn-helix transcriptional regulator, whose translation MDYEQARALNRAIRTIGMRHRALAGSFLHRVGLTVGQETLIMDLAEHGPKTQSQLAAAAGCEPPTITSAVKRLESLGLVTRGPSTRDRRATVVELTERGRSLLPDLSAAWIQLAEASISGLARTGADELTRALTDLAKSLSTASDHTGPAAPHRTTAADPEPEVSRDRG comes from the coding sequence ATGGACTACGAGCAGGCCCGCGCGCTGAACAGGGCGATCCGGACGATCGGCATGCGCCACCGTGCCCTTGCCGGATCCTTCCTCCACCGGGTCGGGCTCACGGTCGGGCAGGAGACCCTGATCATGGACCTCGCGGAGCACGGGCCCAAGACCCAGTCCCAGCTCGCCGCAGCGGCTGGATGCGAACCCCCCACGATCACCTCGGCCGTCAAACGGCTCGAGTCGCTGGGCCTGGTGACCCGGGGCCCCTCCACGCGGGACAGGCGGGCCACCGTAGTGGAGCTGACCGAGCGCGGGCGGAGCCTCCTTCCGGACCTCTCCGCTGCCTGGATCCAGCTGGCCGAGGCAAGCATCTCCGGACTCGCCCGCACCGGCGCCGACGAGCTGACCCGGGCCCTGACAGACCTCGCGAAGAGCCTGAGCACCGCCTCGGACCACACGGGACCGGCAGCACCCCACCGGACCACCGCCGCGGACCCCGAACCGGAAGTGAGCCGGGACCGGGGCTGA
- a CDS encoding vanadium-dependent haloperoxidase has translation MRTGIHRWYTAAATGALLTLSVASPQTSTVAAASPGENIAAQWDSIAVNTVVSSGTFQNEGTVYMAYVTAAMYDAAVAIDGRYVPYAAPLAAPAGASSDAAVVEAARVTLDYYLPAKATTVDALAATSLAAIPDGTPKTDGAGVGHAAAEGVIAARTGDGRLTPIGVTSAFPTLAPAPGVWRLTPPAFARPQTPWMATMRPLVLDRPDRFRPDGPPPLTSPDWVAAFNEIKAVGAANSTVRTPEQTATAYFWSANGIRQWNRTARDLADSRHLDLVSSARLFAMVDVVGADAAIAVMNEKYHFLFWRPVTAIDPTAVSNDGFGPVPGFDDGDPLTVEQTGWRPLLTTPNHPEYPAAHGTVTSAMAEVFTQFLGTREINLTIHGFDQAGAPGNFDAVRTFASPTDLREQIVDARLWAGLHYRFSTEAGVDLGRSVAKYDLRHAFLPVDDATARAGSD, from the coding sequence ATGCGAACAGGAATACATAGGTGGTACACGGCTGCCGCCACCGGGGCGCTGCTCACGCTGAGCGTGGCCTCGCCCCAGACATCCACGGTTGCAGCGGCGAGTCCGGGCGAGAACATCGCCGCGCAATGGGACAGCATCGCAGTGAACACCGTCGTGAGCTCCGGGACATTCCAAAACGAGGGCACGGTCTACATGGCCTACGTCACAGCAGCTATGTACGACGCGGCCGTCGCCATCGACGGACGGTACGTTCCGTACGCCGCGCCTCTCGCAGCACCCGCCGGGGCATCATCCGATGCAGCGGTTGTGGAGGCCGCGCGCGTCACTCTCGACTACTACCTGCCGGCCAAGGCGACGACGGTCGACGCACTCGCCGCGACGAGTCTGGCGGCGATCCCGGACGGGACGCCCAAGACCGACGGAGCGGGTGTAGGGCATGCCGCCGCCGAGGGGGTCATCGCCGCCCGCACCGGTGACGGCAGGTTGACCCCGATAGGGGTGACCTCGGCCTTCCCCACGCTCGCGCCCGCCCCAGGCGTCTGGCGGCTGACGCCCCCGGCCTTCGCTCGCCCGCAGACACCCTGGATGGCCACCATGCGGCCTCTCGTGCTCGACCGACCGGACCGGTTCCGACCCGACGGGCCGCCGCCGCTGACCAGCCCCGACTGGGTGGCCGCGTTCAACGAGATCAAAGCGGTGGGTGCTGCCAACAGCACCGTCCGCACCCCGGAGCAGACCGCAACAGCCTACTTCTGGAGCGCCAACGGCATCCGGCAGTGGAACCGCACGGCCCGGGACCTCGCCGACAGCCGGCACCTGGACCTCGTGTCCTCTGCCCGGCTCTTCGCGATGGTCGACGTCGTCGGTGCCGACGCGGCGATCGCCGTCATGAACGAGAAGTACCACTTCCTGTTCTGGCGGCCGGTCACAGCGATCGACCCCACAGCGGTCAGCAACGACGGGTTCGGCCCCGTCCCGGGGTTTGACGACGGAGACCCCCTGACGGTGGAGCAAACCGGATGGCGCCCACTGCTGACGACGCCGAACCACCCGGAGTACCCAGCCGCGCACGGCACCGTCACCTCAGCGATGGCCGAGGTGTTCACCCAGTTCCTCGGCACACGCGAGATCAACTTGACCATCCATGGGTTCGATCAAGCGGGGGCGCCGGGGAACTTCGACGCGGTGCGCACCTTCGCCAGCCCGACAGACCTGCGGGAGCAGATCGTCGACGCGCGGCTGTGGGCCGGACTGCACTACCGATTCTCCACCGAGGCAGGAGTCGACCTCGGCCGCAGCGTGGCCAAGTACGACCTGCGTCATGCCTTCCTTCCAGTGGACGACGCGACGGCGCGCGCTGGGTCAGACTGA
- a CDS encoding SRPBCC family protein, with amino-acid sequence MAAAEHSVTVERTPEDVYAFLVDGLNNAKWRSGVRSVSHSSGPAGQEGAVYAQRLAGPGGREIDGDYEITEARPGEVIRFQVIAGPARPHGVFLMGPDGGGTRVTFGLSYEPSGFMKLMGGMIQKTMDHEVAQLETLKTVLEQ; translated from the coding sequence ATGGCAGCGGCTGAACACAGCGTGACCGTCGAGCGCACACCCGAGGACGTCTACGCGTTCCTCGTCGACGGGCTCAACAACGCGAAGTGGCGCTCCGGCGTTCGCTCCGTCTCCCACTCTTCGGGCCCTGCGGGCCAGGAGGGCGCGGTCTATGCCCAGCGGCTTGCCGGCCCGGGGGGCCGCGAGATCGACGGCGACTACGAGATCACTGAAGCGCGCCCTGGAGAGGTCATCCGCTTCCAGGTCATCGCGGGTCCCGCGAGGCCGCACGGAGTCTTCCTCATGGGCCCCGACGGCGGCGGCACGAGGGTGACCTTCGGCCTCTCCTACGAGCCCTCCGGGTTCATGAAGCTCATGGGCGGCATGATCCAGAAGACCATGGATCACGAGGTCGCCCAGCTCGAGACGCTCAAGACCGTCCTCGAGCAATAG
- a CDS encoding TetR/AcrR family transcriptional regulator — MERGWSESGGPRRIREEQMRELLLGKAVELLRPTGLTVSLEHLNLEELIRSAGVPRSSVYKAFGNKDAFFRELMIRLIETMEISGSDLDPGLAQRIQATAHAHGSRLGTPAGRREVGREIIRLSVKKNYESVRTSTEWRTYIALSATVSSLDPTSRTAVVDALARAESRTTAARSAAFDQLLPLLGLKFRVGLDARQLATVAAAIVNGLAQRSLVNPEVVDTPVVLPGIDGDPVEWHLSAVGVMAVLDEMTEPIEGAHSA; from the coding sequence ATGGAGCGCGGCTGGAGCGAATCCGGTGGGCCGAGGCGGATCCGGGAGGAGCAGATGCGGGAACTGCTTCTGGGAAAGGCCGTTGAACTGCTCAGACCTACTGGCCTCACCGTCAGCTTGGAACACCTGAACCTCGAGGAGCTCATCCGATCAGCGGGCGTGCCCAGAAGCTCTGTGTACAAGGCCTTCGGGAATAAGGACGCCTTCTTCCGCGAGCTCATGATTCGGCTCATCGAAACCATGGAGATCTCGGGGTCTGACCTCGATCCGGGTCTCGCTCAACGAATCCAGGCGACGGCCCACGCCCACGGGAGTCGACTCGGTACCCCCGCCGGACGCCGGGAGGTTGGGCGCGAAATCATCAGGCTCTCGGTCAAAAAGAATTATGAATCAGTCCGCACGTCAACAGAGTGGCGGACCTACATCGCTCTCTCGGCAACGGTGAGTTCACTCGATCCCACGTCCCGGACCGCGGTCGTGGATGCACTCGCTCGCGCCGAATCACGAACCACCGCCGCGAGAAGCGCCGCCTTCGACCAGCTTTTGCCCCTTCTGGGACTGAAATTCCGCGTCGGACTCGATGCAAGACAGCTTGCAACTGTCGCCGCAGCCATCGTGAATGGGCTGGCACAACGAAGCCTTGTGAACCCCGAGGTCGTTGACACACCCGTCGTGCTCCCAGGCATCGACGGTGATCCAGTGGAATGGCATCTGTCCGCCGTCGGCGTCATGGCCGTCCTGGACGAGATGACCGAGCCAATAGAAGGCGCTCACTCGGCTTAG
- a CDS encoding L-lactate permease yields the protein MTFTPVTDPVAGSVAVSALIGLIPLVTFFVLLAVVRTKAHVAGAFALLAALVVATLAYHMPIGLAALAATQGGIFGAFPVFWIVLTAVWLYQVTVLSGRFEDLRRIFDRLGGGDLRIQAILIAFCFGGLMEALAGFGAPVAITATMLMAIGLKPLRAAATVLVANTAPVAFGAIAIPITTAGALTGIPAEHIGAIVGRQTPLLAFLVPLLLLLIVDGVRGLRDAWAPALVTGVAFGLAQFLCSNYFSYELTDVVASLFGLGVAIAFLRVWKPRGADAARARLGIAAPSAVGPGAAAQSLTGQRVWLALFPYVLVIVVFAVSKLWRLGIDIPAALAATDVKVNWPILHDALLGANGKPVSSTVYNFQWLSGPGTLLLISGLIIALVYSKYDGDGRFSLKVSDAIAELWRTLVKMRFAALTIILVLAVAYVMNLSGQTVAIGTWLAGTGAAFAFLSPILGWIGTAVTGSDTSANALFAKLQQTAGHAAGIDPSLLVAANTSGGVVGKLISPQNLAIAATSVGMDGQESVILRKVVWWSVGMLLVLCTLVYLQSTPVLGWMLP from the coding sequence ATGACCTTCACCCCCGTGACCGACCCGGTGGCCGGCAGCGTCGCCGTCTCCGCCCTGATCGGGCTCATCCCCCTTGTGACCTTCTTCGTGCTGCTCGCCGTCGTGCGCACCAAGGCCCATGTGGCCGGCGCCTTCGCTTTGCTCGCGGCCCTCGTCGTCGCGACCCTCGCTTACCACATGCCGATCGGGCTCGCGGCCCTCGCGGCAACGCAGGGCGGCATCTTCGGGGCCTTCCCTGTGTTCTGGATCGTCCTCACGGCTGTGTGGCTCTACCAGGTCACGGTCCTGAGCGGTCGGTTCGAGGACCTCAGGCGCATCTTCGACCGCCTCGGCGGCGGGGACCTGCGCATCCAGGCCATCCTCATCGCCTTCTGCTTCGGCGGCCTCATGGAGGCGCTCGCGGGCTTCGGCGCACCCGTGGCCATCACCGCAACCATGCTCATGGCCATCGGCCTCAAGCCCCTGCGCGCCGCGGCGACCGTACTCGTGGCCAACACCGCGCCGGTGGCCTTCGGGGCGATCGCCATTCCGATCACCACGGCGGGCGCGCTCACCGGCATCCCCGCCGAGCACATCGGCGCGATCGTCGGCCGGCAGACACCCCTCCTCGCGTTCCTCGTGCCGCTCCTGCTGCTGCTCATCGTTGACGGCGTCCGGGGCCTCCGCGACGCGTGGGCGCCCGCACTCGTGACCGGCGTCGCGTTCGGCCTCGCACAGTTCCTGTGCTCGAACTACTTCTCCTACGAGCTCACCGACGTGGTGGCCTCACTCTTCGGCCTCGGTGTCGCCATTGCCTTCCTTCGAGTGTGGAAGCCCCGCGGGGCCGATGCGGCCCGGGCGCGACTCGGCATCGCCGCGCCGTCCGCCGTCGGGCCGGGCGCTGCCGCCCAGAGCCTGACCGGCCAGCGCGTGTGGCTCGCACTGTTCCCGTACGTGCTGGTCATCGTTGTGTTCGCAGTGTCGAAGCTGTGGCGGCTCGGCATCGACATCCCCGCAGCCCTCGCCGCAACGGACGTCAAGGTCAACTGGCCGATCCTCCACGACGCCCTCCTCGGTGCGAACGGAAAGCCCGTTTCCTCGACCGTCTACAACTTCCAGTGGCTCTCCGGTCCCGGCACCCTGCTGCTCATCTCGGGCCTGATCATCGCCCTCGTCTACTCGAAGTACGACGGCGACGGGCGCTTCAGCCTCAAGGTCTCCGACGCGATCGCCGAGCTGTGGCGGACGCTGGTCAAGATGCGGTTCGCGGCCCTGACGATCATCCTCGTGCTGGCGGTCGCGTACGTGATGAACCTCTCGGGTCAAACGGTCGCGATCGGCACGTGGCTCGCCGGCACCGGTGCGGCGTTCGCGTTCCTGTCCCCGATCCTCGGGTGGATCGGCACGGCCGTGACCGGATCCGACACGTCCGCCAACGCGCTCTTCGCCAAACTGCAGCAGACTGCCGGGCACGCCGCGGGCATCGACCCGTCGCTGCTCGTCGCTGCCAACACGTCCGGCGGCGTGGTGGGGAAGCTCATCAGCCCCCAGAACCTCGCGATCGCGGCGACCTCGGTGGGCATGGACGGCCAGGAGTCGGTCATCCTGCGCAAGGTCGTGTGGTGGAGCGTGGGCATGCTGCTGGTGCTGTGCACCCTCGTATACCTCCAGTCCACGCCGGTCCTCGGATGGATGCTCCCGTAG
- a CDS encoding FAD-binding and (Fe-S)-binding domain-containing protein, which produces MKLRTTTSAHLRETAAPSAAPSAAAAAEAAGTGTQTLAAELAAALGAEAVTTRPLDLHAKAHDASHYLLVPRVVAAPRTDRDVATLLAACARHETPVTFRSGGTSLSGQAITAGVLADTRRNFSGLEVLDGGASVRVQPGVTVRAVNARLARHHRALGPDPASEIACTIGGVVANNSSGMHCGTEANTYRTLRSMRFVLPSGTVIDSGDPAASSEFASREPALHEGLARLRQRILASTDSVARIRRQFSMKNTMGYGLNAFLDFEDPLDIFVHLVIGSEGTLAFVAEAVFDTVEVKPHIATGLLVFPGVGAAAAAIPELVAAGADTAELMDAVSLRVSSRLSDCPEEIRTLDLSDPAGLLVEFAASSPEELADRASAATRLFAGLGLARPVAMTRDARERAALWKVRKGLYSTVASARPSGTSQLLEDIAVPVSALAGTCHDLAGLLADHGYRDPVIFGHAKDGNLHFMLNEDFSTGDTSRYEDFTEDLVDLVLGAGGTLKAEHGTGRIMAPYVRRQYGDELYEVMKEVKRLADPRGILNPGAVLSDDPRSYLADLKVTPTVEEEVDRCVECGYCEPVCPSRSLTLTPRQRITLRRDAEQARAEGNEELARQILDGYDYSGVSTCAVDGMCGTACPVGINTGDFVRRLRAEDAGRVESAAWNAAAHAWGAASRVGGAALSSAKALPSAPLEGVTRVARKLLGEEIPMYDGGLPGGGVARPRRRDDAAEAVLFSACIGTMFGPEEGGHPGGATGAFLDVCDRAGVRLRTPEGVGSMCCGTPWKSKGMTSGWEHMRSIVVPALLEATEGGRLPIVVDASSCAEGLAIMLRSAAEGSGLRVVDAIEFAAGLLPRLPVRRQIPSVALHPTCSGTIAGTTPRLAAIAGHIADEVFTPLEAGCCGFAGDRGLLHPELTASATAPEAGGLAEAERERGGRFAEYASSNRTCEIGLTRATGRPYRHILELLAEATRP; this is translated from the coding sequence ATGAAGCTGCGCACGACGACGAGCGCTCACCTCCGCGAGACGGCGGCACCTTCCGCGGCACCTTCCGCGGCGGCCGCAGCGGAGGCCGCGGGCACCGGTACGCAGACGCTCGCCGCCGAGCTCGCGGCGGCCCTCGGCGCCGAGGCCGTGACGACGCGGCCCCTCGACCTGCACGCGAAGGCCCATGATGCCTCGCACTACCTGCTCGTCCCGAGGGTCGTCGCCGCCCCGCGCACGGACCGGGACGTTGCGACCCTCCTCGCCGCCTGCGCGCGGCACGAAACCCCCGTGACCTTCCGCTCCGGAGGCACGAGCCTGTCCGGCCAGGCGATCACGGCGGGGGTCCTCGCAGACACGCGCCGCAACTTCTCCGGCCTCGAGGTGCTCGACGGCGGCGCGTCTGTGCGCGTCCAGCCGGGCGTGACGGTCCGCGCCGTCAACGCGCGCCTCGCCCGGCACCACCGCGCGCTCGGGCCGGACCCGGCGAGCGAGATCGCGTGCACGATCGGCGGCGTCGTGGCCAACAACTCCTCCGGCATGCACTGCGGCACCGAGGCCAACACGTACCGGACCCTGAGGTCCATGCGGTTCGTCCTGCCCTCGGGGACCGTGATCGACTCCGGCGACCCTGCGGCGTCGTCCGAATTCGCCAGCCGCGAGCCCGCCCTCCACGAGGGCCTCGCACGGCTGCGGCAGCGGATCCTCGCCTCGACGGACTCGGTCGCGCGGATCCGCCGCCAGTTCTCGATGAAGAACACCATGGGCTACGGGCTCAACGCGTTCCTGGACTTCGAGGACCCTCTCGACATCTTCGTTCACCTCGTGATCGGTTCCGAGGGCACGCTCGCGTTCGTGGCGGAGGCCGTGTTCGACACGGTCGAGGTCAAGCCCCACATCGCCACCGGCCTCCTCGTCTTCCCCGGCGTGGGCGCCGCCGCTGCGGCGATCCCGGAGCTCGTCGCAGCCGGCGCGGACACCGCGGAGCTCATGGATGCCGTGTCCCTGCGGGTTTCCTCGCGCCTCTCCGACTGCCCCGAGGAGATCCGGACTCTGGACCTCTCCGACCCGGCGGGGCTGCTCGTCGAGTTCGCCGCCTCGAGTCCCGAGGAACTGGCGGACCGGGCCAGCGCCGCCACGCGGCTGTTCGCGGGCCTCGGGCTCGCCCGGCCCGTCGCCATGACGCGGGACGCCCGCGAGCGCGCCGCCCTGTGGAAGGTCCGCAAGGGCCTCTACTCGACCGTGGCGAGCGCGCGCCCGTCCGGCACGAGCCAGCTCCTCGAGGACATCGCTGTTCCAGTCTCGGCCCTCGCAGGCACCTGCCACGACCTCGCGGGGCTCCTGGCCGACCACGGCTACCGCGACCCGGTGATCTTCGGCCACGCCAAGGACGGCAACCTCCACTTCATGCTCAACGAGGACTTCTCCACCGGTGACACGAGCAGGTACGAGGACTTCACCGAGGACCTCGTCGATCTCGTGCTCGGCGCCGGCGGGACCCTCAAGGCCGAGCACGGTACCGGCCGCATCATGGCCCCGTACGTGCGCCGCCAGTACGGCGACGAGCTGTACGAGGTCATGAAGGAGGTCAAGCGCCTCGCAGACCCGCGCGGCATCCTCAACCCGGGCGCCGTCCTCTCCGACGACCCCCGCTCGTACCTGGCTGACCTCAAGGTCACGCCCACGGTCGAGGAGGAAGTGGACCGCTGCGTCGAGTGCGGGTACTGCGAGCCAGTGTGCCCGTCCCGCTCGCTCACCCTCACCCCGCGCCAGCGCATCACGCTCCGCCGCGACGCCGAGCAGGCCCGCGCCGAGGGCAACGAGGAGCTCGCGCGGCAGATCCTCGACGGTTACGACTACAGCGGTGTCTCCACGTGCGCCGTCGACGGCATGTGCGGCACGGCGTGCCCCGTGGGCATCAATACCGGCGACTTCGTCCGCCGCCTGCGCGCTGAGGACGCCGGCCGGGTCGAGTCCGCGGCATGGAACGCCGCGGCGCACGCGTGGGGCGCGGCGTCGCGCGTCGGGGGAGCGGCGCTGAGTTCCGCGAAGGCCCTCCCGTCCGCCCCCCTCGAGGGGGTCACGCGCGTCGCGCGGAAGCTGCTCGGCGAAGAGATCCCGATGTACGACGGCGGCCTGCCGGGCGGCGGCGTCGCGCGTCCCCGGCGGCGCGACGACGCCGCGGAGGCCGTGCTCTTCTCGGCGTGCATCGGCACGATGTTCGGACCCGAGGAGGGTGGCCACCCCGGCGGCGCCACCGGCGCGTTCCTTGACGTATGCGACCGGGCGGGGGTGCGGCTGCGCACCCCCGAGGGCGTCGGCTCGATGTGCTGCGGGACGCCGTGGAAGTCCAAGGGCATGACGTCGGGCTGGGAGCACATGCGCTCGATCGTGGTACCTGCGCTTCTCGAGGCGACCGAGGGCGGGCGCCTGCCGATCGTGGTCGACGCCTCCTCGTGCGCCGAGGGCCTCGCGATCATGCTCCGCTCGGCCGCCGAGGGCTCCGGGCTGCGGGTCGTGGACGCGATCGAGTTCGCCGCGGGCCTCCTGCCGCGGCTGCCGGTGCGCCGCCAGATCCCGTCCGTGGCGCTCCACCCCACCTGCTCGGGCACCATCGCCGGGACCACGCCGCGGCTCGCCGCGATCGCCGGGCACATCGCGGACGAGGTCTTCACTCCGCTCGAGGCCGGCTGCTGCGGCTTCGCGGGGGACCGCGGCCTTCTGCACCCCGAGCTTACGGCCTCGGCTACGGCCCCCGAGGCGGGCGGCCTCGCGGAGGCCGAGCGCGAGCGTGGCGGGCGCTTCGCCGAGTACGCGTCGTCGAACCGGACGTGCGAGATCGGCCTGACCCGGGCTACCGGGCGCCCGTACCGGCACAT
- the dcd gene encoding dCTP deaminase: MLLSDRDIRAEIDAERIRLTPYDPGMVQPSSVDVRIDRFFRLFDNHKYAHIDPSEEQPELTRLVDVDSDEPFILHPGEFVLGSTYETVSLPDDIAARLEGKSSLGRLGLLTHSTAGFIDPGFAGHVTLELSNVATLPIKLWPGMKIGQLCFFRLSSAAEHPYGSGEYGNRYQNQRGPTASRSHLNFHRTRI, encoded by the coding sequence GTGCTGCTTTCAGACCGCGACATCCGTGCCGAAATCGACGCCGAGCGCATCCGGCTCACGCCGTACGACCCGGGGATGGTGCAGCCTTCGAGCGTCGACGTGCGGATCGACCGGTTCTTCCGGCTCTTCGACAACCACAAGTACGCGCACATCGATCCGTCGGAGGAACAGCCCGAGCTCACCCGGCTCGTTGACGTGGACTCCGATGAGCCGTTCATCCTGCACCCGGGCGAGTTCGTGCTCGGATCCACCTACGAGACCGTGTCCCTTCCCGATGACATCGCGGCAAGGCTCGAGGGGAAGTCTTCGCTGGGACGGCTCGGGCTCCTGACCCACTCGACCGCGGGGTTCATCGATCCAGGCTTCGCGGGGCATGTGACGCTCGAGCTCTCAAACGTCGCGACGCTGCCGATCAAACTCTGGCCCGGGATGAAGATCGGCCAGTTGTGCTTCTTCCGCCTCTCCTCCGCCGCGGAGCACCCCTACGGTTCGGGCGAGTACGGCAACCGGTACCAGAACCAGCGCGGGCCGACGGCCTCACGGAGCCACCTGAACTTCCACCGGACGCGCATCTGA
- a CDS encoding FadR/GntR family transcriptional regulator, producing the protein MSESATGRAHDAVLRHIEGSLRSGELKLGDRLPGERALAEQFGISRASVRDAIRSLEVMGVVRSATGSGPNSGTIVVSDPSSALGVALRMHVASHHLPVKDVVEARIMMETWSLGRAASAPWTPEQLDDARRLLDAMDDDALPSEIFTLLDSQFHVALSTLAGNVVVSTMMESMREAIRGYIDDAVTRRGGWDQAVTVLRSHHHAIFDAVEARDGELAARLVREHIEWFYAQSV; encoded by the coding sequence ATGTCTGAATCCGCGACCGGCCGCGCGCATGACGCGGTGCTGCGCCACATCGAGGGAAGCCTCCGCTCCGGCGAGCTCAAGCTCGGCGACCGGCTGCCGGGCGAGCGTGCCCTCGCCGAGCAGTTCGGCATCTCGCGCGCGTCCGTGCGGGACGCGATCCGCTCCCTCGAGGTCATGGGCGTAGTCCGGTCCGCGACCGGCTCGGGGCCGAATTCGGGGACGATCGTGGTCTCGGACCCCTCTTCGGCGCTCGGTGTGGCGCTGCGGATGCACGTCGCGAGCCACCACCTGCCCGTCAAGGACGTGGTCGAGGCGCGCATCATGATGGAGACGTGGTCCCTCGGGCGCGCGGCCTCCGCGCCGTGGACGCCCGAGCAGCTCGACGACGCGCGCCGCCTCCTCGACGCGATGGACGACGACGCGCTGCCCTCCGAGATCTTCACGCTCCTCGACTCGCAGTTCCACGTGGCCCTGAGCACCCTCGCGGGCAACGTGGTGGTGAGCACCATGATGGAGTCAATGCGCGAGGCCATCCGCGGCTACATAGACGACGCCGTAACTCGCCGCGGCGGCTGGGATCAGGCCGTCACCGTGCTCCGGAGCCACCACCACGCGATCTTCGACGCCGTCGAGGCGCGCGACGGCGAGCTCGCGGCCCGCCTGGTGCGCGAGCACATCGAGTGGTTCTACGCCCAGAGCGTCTGA
- a CDS encoding CAP domain-containing protein, which yields MRRVRMAVAVVATALLTALAPAAAPPSSVLTTSGASRNATHDVAPSPTAAGAQNAATNRSLDVRLDPAGGFAQGAAGPQVKPIDALRGPDTIDPSVTSVTPLAAPMGDTSNLVSDDNSSQVLAVFSAINAYRQQNGLNPVRYHLNVQELAQEWSDSIASREVIEHRSSFWTDPRALNPDNGAGEVIAVRWDRDATQLVEWWKSSPSHNAILLDARMSVVGIGITFTNGTPATTPNRYTMWGVVDFFGYKTLPAGTTASPGGASTSPSPSPTPAQTPTTRPAPVPVNPPSGTPLTPAGAELCAAPGRFQPTTQDLSHAALHSAADLVALDPNGSVLVYPAASGGALGAPTTIGTGFGNAASVTSVDWDRDGVFDLLVQWRDGRLVVYPGLTGGSFAAPVTLGQSGWDTMTLASGLWCATNRLPQLLALDPSGNLYFYPNRGTGDLFQRALLATGVAGGHAAMLDVTGDGFEDFVAQGADGTLVLYRSLGQEQLVSEARAVVASAWGTTGQLQVLRGLDGPGTLGIAAVRTNGSLGYWPVTGGQFGAPRVLGAGWGGMRLG from the coding sequence ATGAGACGCGTACGCATGGCCGTCGCTGTGGTAGCCACGGCGCTCCTCACCGCCCTCGCCCCCGCGGCCGCGCCGCCGTCGTCCGTGCTCACCACCTCGGGCGCTTCCCGGAACGCGACCCACGACGTCGCCCCCTCGCCGACCGCCGCAGGCGCTCAGAACGCGGCAACGAATCGTAGCCTCGATGTCCGTCTCGACCCCGCGGGCGGTTTCGCGCAGGGCGCCGCGGGCCCGCAGGTGAAGCCGATCGACGCGCTGCGCGGCCCGGACACGATCGACCCGTCAGTCACGTCGGTCACTCCGCTCGCGGCGCCAATGGGGGACACGAGCAACCTCGTCAGCGACGACAACTCCTCGCAGGTCCTCGCAGTCTTCTCCGCGATCAATGCCTACCGGCAGCAGAACGGCCTTAACCCGGTCCGGTACCACCTGAACGTCCAGGAGCTCGCGCAAGAGTGGTCGGATAGCATCGCGAGCCGCGAGGTCATCGAGCACCGCTCGAGCTTCTGGACCGACCCGCGCGCGCTCAACCCGGACAACGGCGCGGGCGAGGTCATCGCGGTGCGCTGGGACCGGGACGCGACACAGCTCGTCGAATGGTGGAAGTCGTCGCCCTCCCACAACGCGATCCTGCTGGACGCACGGATGAGCGTGGTGGGCATCGGCATCACCTTCACCAACGGCACCCCGGCCACCACCCCCAACAGGTACACGATGTGGGGCGTCGTGGACTTCTTCGGCTACAAGACGCTGCCCGCAGGCACGACGGCGTCGCCCGGTGGCGCATCGACCTCACCGAGTCCGTCGCCCACCCCGGCCCAGACTCCAACCACCCGCCCCGCGCCCGTGCCGGTCAACCCGCCCTCGGGCACACCCCTGACCCCGGCCGGCGCGGAGCTGTGCGCCGCCCCGGGGAGGTTCCAGCCGACCACGCAGGACTTGTCGCACGCCGCACTCCACAGTGCCGCCGATCTGGTCGCCCTCGATCCGAACGGCTCCGTCCTGGTGTATCCCGCCGCTTCGGGCGGAGCGCTCGGCGCACCCACCACGATCGGCACGGGCTTCGGCAACGCGGCCTCCGTGACGTCCGTCGACTGGGACCGCGACGGTGTCTTCGACCTGCTGGTCCAGTGGCGCGACGGCCGGCTCGTGGTCTATCCAGGACTCACGGGCGGAAGCTTCGCGGCACCGGTCACGCTTGGGCAGTCGGGTTGGGACACTATGACCCTCGCATCCGGGCTGTGGTGCGCGACGAACCGCCTCCCTCAGCTCCTCGCGCTCGACCCGTCGGGGAACCTGTACTTCTATCCGAACCGCGGCACCGGCGACCTCTTCCAGCGGGCGCTCCTGGCCACCGGCGTCGCTGGCGGCCATGCCGCGATGCTCGACGTGACCGGAGACGGATTCGAGGACTTCGTCGCACAGGGCGCGGACGGTACGCTCGTGCTGTACCGGTCGCTCGGCCAGGAGCAGCTCGTGAGCGAGGCTCGGGCCGTCGTCGCCTCGGCCTGGGGAACCACGGGACAGCTGCAGGTGCTCCGGGGCCTCGACGGGCCCGGCACCCTTGGAATCGCTGCTGTGCGCACCAACGGTTCGCTGGGCTACTGGCCCGTCACCGGCGGCCAATTCGGGGCACCGCGGGTGTTGGGGGCGGGTTGGGGCGGTATGCGCCTAGGCTGA